A single region of the Neodiprion pinetum isolate iyNeoPine1 chromosome 5, iyNeoPine1.2, whole genome shotgun sequence genome encodes:
- the LOC124219674 gene encoding uncharacterized protein isoform X1 — protein sequence MSFDWTSIGDQVSLLHLEMNYPLYEEYTIEQLKIDLEIGPGRNRVYDVECDYNSYEWVTRFKYLLEKRRRVLTKMFAMGNNPNGVDTLIEYCDYYKNQAEDDSLSKTKFNVPFILGLAFRLLCKNDDATAKMVNYVWAIHCVDIRCSTVEFHRQYNSFPPNGAAMVVMADADLSAAILAYIRSRNSAFEISRVLVQEPIAEELLNTAQNYRCKIEVLSDSFVFRNAAEALENLHGTKQYEVISIWSENIIAAKKFAADSGICTIWINAHGDLHPGIESLTYYVRPFVDCFEHYNFKIENESPVDDTKPAKTFDLFYGGKWQTPTEGKYWTNHDKISYAEATRKDLQKCVNVAYQAFKIWRSTKISKRAQTLKCFAKRLEANGESKCADLIIKLVDLPMVHGTSFSVVKDGEAEISNTREPIGVVLVGSNDQNELFEKLVVASVTGNAVIVLLNSKSSVSFAPYCDMLATCGFPAGVINCLFTNGTTMLNLNTESIKKVLGNLKVDLKLLTCCEIDVPKTFGTRYNMYKKMFSSVTRAKSVWLQCG from the exons ATGAGTTTTGACTGGACAAGCATTGGCGATCAAGTGTCATTGCTTCACCTGGAAATGAATTATCCATTGTACGAAGAATACACCATTGAACAGTTGAAAATAGACCTTGAAATT GGCCCGGGGAGGAATCGGGTTTACGATGTAGAATGTGACTACAATAGTTACGAATG GGTCACACGGTTCAAGTATTTACTAGAGAAGCGGCGACGGGTTTTGACCAAGATGTTTGCGATGGGAAATAATCCAAATGGCGTAGACACGCTCATTGAATATTGCGATTACTATAAAAATCAAGCTGAGGATGATTCCCTCTCTA AGACAAAATTCAACGTACCATTTATACTTGGTTTGGCATTCAGATTGTTGTGTAAAAATGACGATGCGACTGCAAAAATGGTCAACTATGTTTGGGCCATACACTGCGTCGATATCAG GTGTTCCACTGTCGAGTTTCATAGACAATACAATTCTTTCCCTCCAAATG GTGCAGCTATGGTTGTTATGGCAGATGCCGATTTGAGTGCCGCAATTCTTGCCTACATCAGATCACGCAATTCTGCCTTTGAAATATCCAGAGTTCTTGTTCAAGAACCAATTGCAGAAGAATTATTGAACACAGCTCAGAACTATAGGTGTAAAATTGAAGTGCTGTCCGATTCATTCGTATTTCGCAATGCTGCAGAAGCTTTGGAAAATTTGCACGGCACAAAACAATATGAAGTAATTTCTATATGGTCTGAGAATATCATCGCGGCTAAAAAATTTGCTGCAGATTCAGGG ATTTGCACAATTTGGATAAACGCACATGGAGACCTTCATCCCGGTATTGAATCCCTTACATATTACGTAAGACCCTTCGTCGATTGTTTTGAACATTATaacttcaaaattgaaaatgaatcgCCTGTTGATGATACTAAACCTGCAAAGACTTTCGACCTCTTTTATGGCGGTAAATGGCAAACTCCTACTGAAGGGAAATATTGGACCAACCATGACAAAATCTCTTATGCTGAAGCTACAAG aaaagaTCTTCAGAAATGTGTAAACGTTGCATATCAAGCATTTAAAATCTGGCGTTCAACCAAAATAAGCAAGAGAGCACAAACTCTCAAATGTTTTGCAAAGAGACTTGAAGCAAATGG ggAATCGAAATGTGCTGATCTGATTATAAAATTGGTTGATCTACCCATGGTACATGGAACTTCATTTTCGGTAGTAAAAGACGGTGAGGCCGAAATATCAAACACACGAGAACCAATTGGAGTTGTTCTTGTTGGCTCAAACGATCAGAAtgaactgtttgaaaaattggtagTAGCATCTGTGACAGGCAATGCTGTTATAGTTCTGTTAAATAGTAAGAGCAGTGTTTCATTCGCACCGTATTGCGATATGCTAGCAACTTGCGGCTTTCCCGCTGGTGTAATTAACTGTTTATTCACCAATGGTACGACAATGCTAAATTTGAACACCGAATCCATTAAAAAAGTACTTGGAAATCTTAAAGTCGATCTGAAACTCCTGACGTGTTGTGAGATCGACGTTCCTAAAACATTTGGTACGAGATATAAcatgtacaaaaaaatgttcagcTCCGTAACAAGGGCTAAATCTGTGTGGCTGCAATGTGGGTAA
- the LOC124219674 gene encoding aldehyde dehydrogenase family 16 member A1-like isoform X2 — protein sequence MFAMGNNPNGVDTLIEYCDYYKNQAEDDSLSKTKFNVPFILGLAFRLLCKNDDATAKMVNYVWAIHCVDIRCSTVEFHRQYNSFPPNGAAMVVMADADLSAAILAYIRSRNSAFEISRVLVQEPIAEELLNTAQNYRCKIEVLSDSFVFRNAAEALENLHGTKQYEVISIWSENIIAAKKFAADSGICTIWINAHGDLHPGIESLTYYVRPFVDCFEHYNFKIENESPVDDTKPAKTFDLFYGGKWQTPTEGKYWTNHDKISYAEATRKDLQKCVNVAYQAFKIWRSTKISKRAQTLKCFAKRLEANGESKCADLIIKLVDLPMVHGTSFSVVKDGEAEISNTREPIGVVLVGSNDQNELFEKLVVASVTGNAVIVLLNSKSSVSFAPYCDMLATCGFPAGVINCLFTNGTTMLNLNTESIKKVLGNLKVDLKLLTCCEIDVPKTFGTRYNMYKKMFSSVTRAKSVWLQCG from the exons ATGTTTGCGATGGGAAATAATCCAAATGGCGTAGACACGCTCATTGAATATTGCGATTACTATAAAAATCAAGCTGAGGATGATTCCCTCTCTA AGACAAAATTCAACGTACCATTTATACTTGGTTTGGCATTCAGATTGTTGTGTAAAAATGACGATGCGACTGCAAAAATGGTCAACTATGTTTGGGCCATACACTGCGTCGATATCAG GTGTTCCACTGTCGAGTTTCATAGACAATACAATTCTTTCCCTCCAAATG GTGCAGCTATGGTTGTTATGGCAGATGCCGATTTGAGTGCCGCAATTCTTGCCTACATCAGATCACGCAATTCTGCCTTTGAAATATCCAGAGTTCTTGTTCAAGAACCAATTGCAGAAGAATTATTGAACACAGCTCAGAACTATAGGTGTAAAATTGAAGTGCTGTCCGATTCATTCGTATTTCGCAATGCTGCAGAAGCTTTGGAAAATTTGCACGGCACAAAACAATATGAAGTAATTTCTATATGGTCTGAGAATATCATCGCGGCTAAAAAATTTGCTGCAGATTCAGGG ATTTGCACAATTTGGATAAACGCACATGGAGACCTTCATCCCGGTATTGAATCCCTTACATATTACGTAAGACCCTTCGTCGATTGTTTTGAACATTATaacttcaaaattgaaaatgaatcgCCTGTTGATGATACTAAACCTGCAAAGACTTTCGACCTCTTTTATGGCGGTAAATGGCAAACTCCTACTGAAGGGAAATATTGGACCAACCATGACAAAATCTCTTATGCTGAAGCTACAAG aaaagaTCTTCAGAAATGTGTAAACGTTGCATATCAAGCATTTAAAATCTGGCGTTCAACCAAAATAAGCAAGAGAGCACAAACTCTCAAATGTTTTGCAAAGAGACTTGAAGCAAATGG ggAATCGAAATGTGCTGATCTGATTATAAAATTGGTTGATCTACCCATGGTACATGGAACTTCATTTTCGGTAGTAAAAGACGGTGAGGCCGAAATATCAAACACACGAGAACCAATTGGAGTTGTTCTTGTTGGCTCAAACGATCAGAAtgaactgtttgaaaaattggtagTAGCATCTGTGACAGGCAATGCTGTTATAGTTCTGTTAAATAGTAAGAGCAGTGTTTCATTCGCACCGTATTGCGATATGCTAGCAACTTGCGGCTTTCCCGCTGGTGTAATTAACTGTTTATTCACCAATGGTACGACAATGCTAAATTTGAACACCGAATCCATTAAAAAAGTACTTGGAAATCTTAAAGTCGATCTGAAACTCCTGACGTGTTGTGAGATCGACGTTCCTAAAACATTTGGTACGAGATATAAcatgtacaaaaaaatgttcagcTCCGTAACAAGGGCTAAATCTGTGTGGCTGCAATGTGGGTAA